Genomic window (Culex pipiens pallens isolate TS chromosome 3, TS_CPP_V2, whole genome shotgun sequence):
ttgagaatttcaaacAGCACTTGAAGTTTGCCCGAGTGCTCCAGGTTGTTCAGCTCCTCCTCCGGACACATGGACATCCACCACTCGGTAGGGTTCTCGTTCTTCTGCTCGACCTCCTGGACGTCGTCGTCTTCTTCGTCAGCTGGAACAAAATCAGTGTTAGAAGTCGTTCAAAACCACAACTTCTCGCTAAGAACCCTCACCCCCGGCATCCGGATTGTTCCGTGTACGTCGCGAAGGCGCCGCTCCGCCTTTGTCCGCCACACTGGCTTTTTCCTCCTTCTTGCTGTCTTTCTTTCCCTTGTTCTTCTTGGACTTTTTGCGGCTGTCGTCACTGTCGTCGCTCTCGGGTTCGCTCTCCGACTCGTCCGGTGTCGTTTCCGCCTCGCTGTCCTCGTCGTCCAGAAAGTCCTTCATCGAACCCATTGACTCCTCGTCGGACTCCATGTCGCGCTGAAATTGATAAGTATTCTTAGCATTTACTCAGATCTACAAGATGTTTTGATCTTACCTTCTTCTGCTGCATGTACTCGTAACGATCGCTGTTGTAACGCAACACCCTCGGGTGCGTCCAGATTCGCTGCAGGTTCTGGAAGTCGGCAAATAGGACGGACGCCCGCTTGGTTTCGTCACTCTGCTTGCGCGCCTGCGTCTCCATGTAGTACTGTCGGAAGAAACGAACCCCTCCGTTAAGCTCAAGCCACCAAACTCTCTCAATCTTAGCTCACCTTGTACAGCGTGACCTGCAGCGGCGTCAGCTTGATCGACACCACAAACTCCAGCTTGGGAGGGAGGAAGGGCGCCAGGACGGCGTAGTCCCGCCGTTGGACGCACCCGTCGAGCAGTTTGTGCAGCACGTGGGCTCGCTTCCGCATCAGCTGGATGTCGTACGGCGTCGAGTCAGTGTACTGGCCGTTGGTGATCGGGTTCACGAACCGGTTCATGTACTCGTTGTACGTGCCGAGCAGCTTGGGCTTCACGAACTGTACCATGCAGTAATCTGGGTGGGGATGGAAGGAGAAAGTTCGAATGGTCAATTGGTTTCTCAATACAATTCTCCAAACTTTGGAGATGTCCATACAATAGTGTTACGAAAACGTGCAGAAACCCGTACCTTGAGAAGACATTTGTTGGTCGATTTggaatcttcggcaaagttgtacgttATTTGTTATTAgggctttaaaaactttaacctTTGGTTACTTAAATATGACCTTTCAAAGaatgaaaattaggaaaaattgatatttcttttagaatttcaaatttatgactaacatttcaaaagagtttTAAACTTATTGTTTCTaccttttgaattgttagtggtgattttgaaattctgaatttttttttaggaagatacgattttttttcaacgttttcATTGTTTTGGCACCGAAAATTCGAtcgttttattttcgaaaatatcgtcAATTAAAAAATGGGGGCTGATCTTTCAGAACTTCTAAAATCGATATGATAACACTTTGGCTATGGACATGGAAAAACATGtagccagattttttttagtttcgttTGGATGGTGCTCCAATACACTTCTCCCTTGacagttaaatatttttaaactaagaTATCTTGATTTTAAAGACCTCCCATTTTGAATGCAATCTAAAATGCGTTGCgcttttttgagatatttaagttttaaaatatttattacttaaatacttagtccaaaacgccaaaaaagttttttttttcaaagttccaaacattttttctctagaTCTTGTCCCAGAATGGCTACGATCGaaacattgatttttgaaggtttgttcagattctttcttttaatttggtcgtagaatgcatagattgcgagataaaaattgggattcttcgacaaagttgcttggactGACAAGTCCAGCAAACaacaaattcatcaaatttcgtttcgtttcgttttcgttttacggagcaaggtgggggacgcggcctcaagtcagtccaagtccggtttcttgtggaaaaaagggtagtggccgaactagtattgcataccaaatgaacaccaccggaagatataggggatcgggaggggggaggtgaaagaaaattagtgttgatgtgagtagtaagaacttggatgatttgagcagttacggtaatctaagtttaacactgaataaagaaaatctgaaattgtgattcaaagtaagaaagcccggaataaattaaattattagttaattaaataagaaaatgtaactaatcggagatctatacaaaagaaacctatgatgtattccaaatttaaaggaaataaaaaatactagagaaaaaaagatgaaaactaactgccgacctgtcacgtccgccaatagtcttgtcgtacattacaactagaaacagatctgccaatgaaatgttacacttcgttcaaatcaactaatcatttaagtccaattattcatctacggaaaactatctaactttaatcaacaacctaaactaaactgtctgaaagtaaatttaatctcaaatccccgaatgttttattataacgccaaataaggtaaaggatcttgtttttaaaccagtcttgccgcttccaaaaaccaataaacataaatgaacagttcataagttgaacactagtaattaagacgactatttcatgccattcatttcattagggcatagAGCTTTGCAAACAATAGTGCATCTCTAttataccttatgtaaactgtcatttgagtgaaggagacacactcctgttcacaaaacccatgcgcccttttgaaatgttaggctccatttgatcgtcaaggctccagtagaccctcgattcgcaacaatggtcgatacaaccataatccgaaaaccgttagttcaacagattaacgaattttgtccgatatcatcgcactattgattgaccgagactctatggaaattttgacatatcaaaatgctacgtaataatatttttttttaaaataaatttcaaaatctattctatcctacaatgcctagaagaggcctctgtttctgttgtgagtaagcgctggtttcagagttcatttttcaatttaaaagcacgcagaaaaatattttgtagaatcagcctgtacgaggtttgattcaacaaaatttttgttgaatataatcaacgccgattttgcgttgaaacaaaccttgattttctcaattcaacaaaaatcttttgttgttttgaaaaagttgctttgacgtttagcgttgattcaacaaaaatcttggttttcaaatcaacaacacgttttgttgattcaaatatgccttatttttctgcgtgaggggtgggagacgactaatttgcttcatgaactcttactcggccttgggaccacctcttaagacactgatggctcctagctaggaattaaacctagacacagcgtcgaggcccgcttcgcatggcaaaaatgttggctggggggaagtgatattatcacgaaattttattttaaagccaacattgctaacggcgtcgaggtccttactcatgcccaaggaacaacaaattcatcaaatttccaacaattttcctACAAagttagaattgaaaaaaaaaaccctaaattcCAATCATGCCGAAAGTTGTCCCTTTCTATACGCAATAACTctcctgaagacaccaaagctccagaacggcatcattttttttcggaaaattcattttccacttaatttgaCGATTTGAACcactgcacagtgggcgaaatggaacccaaaatcggacttaattgaacgcggctggttccctggtatgaaaaaaagtggaaaaaatccggggaatcgattagtgatggtttcatccaccgcacgttacgcaaagggtccattttgccccaattccccattttttacattttttcttgaaaatcggtctgtatttagagcggaggctttatgcggccatccaaaatgcacttaacttatgtgaaaatgtcccaggaatccagtaaaaataaccaattgcaccgcaaaaatcatctagggtccatttaaccccaattccgctataaaagcatttttggccgttttcaaatgttaggtccgattttacaaatctgaaaatatttttatcgaaaaaatcagacaattttacataagaatgacgatttgcacttgatagtttaacaaatttatgttgcctgagctctaaatacagaccgatcttcaaaaacaaaaaaaaaatgtaaaaaatggggaattggggcaaaatggaccctttgccgtttcgtgcagtggatgaaaccatcaccaatcgattcccccgagtttttgccttcctcaccttactgaggaaaggctataaaatcacttgaaaaatgaacttcttaattcgacctcgtagacctaccttcacgtatacctatcgactcagtttacataagaaacactatttgtcataccagggaaccagccgcgttcaattaagtccgattttgggttccatttcgcccactgtgcactgTGTCTGACCTTTTTACGATTTacttgtaaccccttaagcattCAACATCAGTAAAATAGTTTCACTGTCGAAATAATTCaatgcttcatttttttttcaaagtacaGCGAATTTGCAAGGAAAATTTGCGCTTCTTCAACACCTACGGGTAGGTCAAGTACATAAAAAGCATACAATTGGCCACTGAAATAgcgcttccctaacacggatataaatttcaaataccTAGAATGCATACAATTTGTAAGGAAATTTACACTCACATAACTCATAATTGATTTTTAGTACCTCAAGAGGAACTAAACTAACAGGAATTACGTTATTAAACACCATTTTGTTTCACTTATTTTGTATACCCGTTGTAAATCGATAAATCATGCCACTTTTGATAGTTAAACAAAACGAAAGAAGAATACGAACTACACGGTCTGCAAAGCCATCGTACATCAAAATTAGTATTAAAGTGATTAAGATTTAGAtagaataaggctttctaggcccagtgaaaaaaatataatttaactcaaaaatgacgaactcctcgtcatagtgtcctgatgcaaacaatgatcgagctgtagctgtcacagccctgcgaagtatgttggctgacatatcgggcagtcagtcaaataaaccagctagaagtcgcttgacaaaaaaattttgctagaaagagataggaaacctgatgcaaacaaacgtccagctgtcatataaacatactttgaatgtgttggtaaatttctgactagaaagccttatagaagttaaattttgattcTCTACAGTTCTTTTGTCATTGCGGCTGAAAATTGCTGCCGCATGTTGAGTTAATCGCTTCTCTGCCGAAATATTTACGGTACCGGAAAACCGTCATGATCATTATAGTTCTCGCTGGTTTCCAGTCCGGTTCCAATTCCGATTGAATTCGTGCATGCCCTAAAGGATATTGACGATTTCTGAAATCAATGCAGGCATTCTTCGTCAGTGGTGACTGTCCGTTTCCGTAAAGGCCGAGAATGAGGTCACCACCCTTATAGCAGAACACCATTGAGAAATTGTATGATGGAAGGTAGGCACTTGAAGTTcacgtccgtgttagggaagcgtTCATTTTTCGAACAATAATTCTCCACTTACACTCCTTCATGTTGTTCTGGATGGGCGTTCCGGTCAGCACAATCCGCCTCAGCGTCGTAATCCGGTTGACCGCCTTCGAGAGCGACGTCTTTTCGTTCTTCAGCAGATGGCCCTCGTCGCACACGATCAGATCGGGCCCGGGATCGATCAGCGAGGTTGACAGCGATTCGCGCACCTTCTTCTTGATCCGGCCGGTCGTCTGGTTGGACAGGTTGCGGTACATGTCGTACCCGAGCACCATGACGCCGCCCTCGTTGTGCCACTCCATCAGCTGGTTCGCGCGGACAATGTTGTTTTTGTATCTGAGAGGGAGATGGCGTTTAATTAAGGGATCGTTTCTTGGAAGACTGTTCTTACTTGGAGATTTCATACACTTCGACTTCGGTGCCCTTTTTGACGTGCTTCATCCAGATCCGGAATTCGTTGACCCAGTTCAGCACGGTCGAGAGCGGACAGATGACCAGAATGCGTTCCACGCCGGTCGACTCCGAGTTGGAGAGCAGCGTGTGGCACAGCGTGACGACTTGGAGTGTTTTTCCAAGACCCATGCAGTGGGCTAGGATGCAGCCGGAACCCTTGCTGTTGCGGGCTCGTTCGAGACTTTCGAAGCACGCGTCGAACATGAACTTGATACCGTTGGCCTGATGCGGTTTCAGCTTCTTGACCAGCGTCTTGTCGACCTCCAGCAGCGGTTCCTTGGTTTCCTCGTCAAAGTCCAGCACCAGCTGCTTGAGCTCTTTAACCTCTTCCGGTTTTTCGTCGTATACCTGGTTATACAGCTTCTGCCGCTCGGCGATACGCTGCTTGCGTTCCCGCTCCTCCTGTTCAGCCTCTTTTGTGGTTTGTTCGAGTTTGGACTTTTTAAGAATCTTGCGAATCTTCTTGCGACCCTTGGTTGGCGAATCCTCTTCGCTGCCCGAACTCTTCTTTTCCTTCTTGCGCTTTTTCCTGCAAAATAGACCACATTAGAAACAGATTCAAGTAAGATTCAACCCCAAAACTAACTTCTTGCCAccatcgtcgtcatcgtcctCGTCGGACGTCGACGAATTTCGCTTGATCCTCGAGCGCTTCTTCTTCGGCGGTGTCTTCTCCTTCTCAAAGTCATCGTCCGAGTCGGATTTGTTCTTGCCGTCCTCCTCCGACTCGGCCGCCGCTTCCTCTTCGTACTCCGAGGACGAGTTCTTGACCACCTTGGCAGCGGGCCTGCCGCGTCCACGACCAGAACGCTTAACCGGAAcggcctcctcctcctcctcgtctTCTTCTTCGTTTTCCGATGACGAATTCTTGATCACCTTTGCGGGTCGACCACGACCCCGTCTGCCGGTCGTCGCCGCTTTCGCGGGCTTTTCCACCTCAAAGTCATCGTCGTCTTCGTCATCGCTTGCGACGACCTGCGTGCGCTTGGAACGTCCCGCCATTGTCGTAGTCTTCTGTTGGGGGGAGGAAACGAACGGAGCCCAGGCTCACATTATAGCAAACAAAGGACATCTGGTCGAGAGCAGAACCCGCCGGGTTCTGCTCCCGATCAAATTGATCTACAAAAAATGAACCCTGAAAAAAGAAGTAACGTCACAGCCGCGCAGCAGCACATTACGTTTTTGGGAATGTTGTCTTTCTTGGTCGCGATTTTCGCGATCGGTTCGTCGGAATCACTTCCACTGGACAGGGCCACCGTAGGGCCACTCTTCTTCTTCTTACTGTCACTTGACCTCGACTTTGCGCTTGCTTCTGCCTCTTTTGGTTTGCTCGGAATTGCCGACGACGCCGCCGTAGCGGCCAGCTTGGTAATCACGCGGTTTTCCACGTCTAGGATGGCCGTCAGTTTGTACTGGCGCTTGATCGGTTCCAGATTTTCCGGTAGCCGGCTTACCTTTACACTCAGCGGCTTGCATCCCTCGGGGAGCAGTTTGGCGGCTTTGGCCTTGCTCTTGTTGGGACCGCTCAGCTTCTTTTTGACGACCGGCGCCGCGtcctcctccttctcctcctcGTCTTCCTCATCCTTGATGACGATCTTGGAGGGTTTCTTAGCCGCTCGTGACACCCTTCGCTTGATCGGAACATCGTCCTCACTCTCCTCATCGCTTGATATATTCTGTACGCTTTCGTTGCGCGACTTTTTGGCCAGCGGCTGCTCGTCGTCCTCTTCGGTGTCGCTGATCTCGATGACGCTCGCGTCCTTGCCCCGTTTGTTGGCTCTTTCGGCCGCTATCCGGGCGCCGATTTTGATCTTCGGGATTGGCGTCTCATTGGTCGCGAGTAGACTTGGCCGCATCAGCTTTTCGATGGACACCAGTCGGAGAACCTTTGCCGCGGCAGTTTCCTCCGTCTTGACCTCGACGATCGGAGCGTCGTCTTGGGCTGCCGACGAGTCTTTCTCGCTGGTGGGCGAGTCCTTCCCATTGTTGTCGGTTGTTCCGTTTTCGACTTCGACCGGTTCCTCGGTTCCGTTCGGAGGGGTCACGTCCTTGCTGGTTGAGGAAacctgctgctggtcgtccccTTCCGACGAGGAGGTCGAATTTTTGCCCTTGCGGGACGTCTTTTTTGTTCTCatctttgagttttttttagtacATTGTGACTTGGTTCTAGATTCAAAGTACAAATCTGCAATTAagagaacaaaacaaaatggtTATACTCAAATGGTAAGTCTTCAGTACAatattggagttttttttaaaggtccaaaaccaaattttcagtttttgctttttgggtgttttttaatcccTCTGACTCAAGGTggcttcaaaaacttaaaaatttggtttattagacctcttaaaaaaaaagaaaagaaagaaaaaactccagaattctagagttttttaataggtcctatactgccgttctacgaataattgtcccatgtcattttttgacgattttggctttttgacatttttaagtttagtttgtcgtatacttcgcaattcgcaattctaaattttcagtgtaagaacgggccttgaccgatcttatgcactaggttcccgacgaacacgcactgcccttacacctacatctggggcgattagggacacataggacggataggaacccacgggacaataaTGCGTAGAAACTCAGAAattggtcgaaaaatttcaatagcgtttttctcagttgcacttttttgaacaaggtcaattatgcgtagaacggtagtataaacatatgaaagacaatagtttatagatggagttttttttaaaggtccaataaaccaaatttccagtttttgccttttggtggttttaaaaccgccttgagtcaggggtattaaaaaacacccaaagagtaaaaactgaaaatttgttttattggacccttaaaaaaaactccatgtaaggcctaaaaaaaactctggaattaaaaattaatatctcAGCCCAGAAACACATAACTTTCCCTCCTGATTTTGCATGTGAGTAAAATTCGTGCCAAgttttacagtccagactcgattatctaatGGTTTAGTATAGATCAACTAAATGGTCGCAGAAGTCTTaagtcccacaaaaaaaaaaaaaaaaaataagactgcGGATAATCGATCATGGACTATGAATGGGCCGCtatgtatttttaatatcttgacagatacgtatttcgtctactacttgcagacttcatcagtgttctgttctcgactaaaaaaaaacttcaaggctttcggataatcgagtctggactttatGTTTGGATTTtacgatcgatttggtgtcttcgtcaaagttATAGGTTATGGCTAGGACTTCGAAAATCGATTCGCAATTTAGTACCAAAATCAAatctaaaattatgttttcaatcCTCGGCCATATTgcaccattacattttaaaacaattccgATTCAATTAGTTCGCAAAACAAGTTCTCTAAAAAAAGATATCTGTTTCTGCTCCATATAaacagagatatgcccaattgtTTCGAATATAACGTGTAATTTCtggatttaattcaattttacatattatGTTCATGATCTAGCTTTTAACGGGTATTTCGACGGACAGTGCCCTGTTATAAGCCCGATATAGATATTCCGATATTTTTTGTTACGATtcagtttttattaatttttgaacggagggagaacttttaaaattttagaatttttctagttggaatattttatggttgacttgttttatgtgattttgcccatatttttaaaatgtattttatcaGTGGTCAACTTTGgccttgttttttttacttacatttcctatgttttaattaaaaagtatgcagtaatttttgtagtgtaccagactaaacaaaaaaaaacataaaaaatagaaagaCAAAATGTAATAATAGGAGGCctaatactcaaaaaaaaaaaaaaaactaaacaaaaactaaacaagataaatgcaaattaaaatactaaaaatcaatcaagaaaaaacaaaacaggagaagtaaagttttcgtagaacaaaagttgcccaAAATTACCTTCTGAACACGAGAAAAATATATTGGAAGCATAGTAACCTACGACCAGTTGACCAGTTAACATAGTTACCTTAGTTGTTGATTGGAAATAAATGTTCATTCTCGTTTCAAACCTCAAACCCATTGGACGTGTTTTACCCTGCTAAAAGGTTATGGGCCTTCGCACAAAGCCGAGAAATTTTTTCAAGTAGCGGACAAGTTTTGAAGATGCCTAGAACTCGCCGCAGTGGAGGAAGCTTTCCGGAAGTTGCACCAAATGGAAACGGTGGTTCGGAAGTAGCTGCAGGTGGAAGCGGCAGTGGCCAAGGTCCGAATGGATCCGGACAAGCGCCAAACGGAAACGGAGCAGCTGGCAACGGCGGGAACGGAGCCCCGCTAGCCCAAGTTAGGAACGTTCGGGTCACGAGTTCGGTGGCCATGCCGGCGATCGAGAAGCTAAAGGGTCGGGAGAACTACTCGACGTGGGCGTTCTCGATGCGGATGACTCTGATCCGCGAGGGCAGCTGGCCTGCCGTGCGACGAGCGGAAGGTGACATCGTAACGGAGGACCTGAAGGAACGGGCGCTGGCTACGATCTGTCTGGGTGTTGAAAACACCAACTTCGGTCTCATTCAGGACGAGGAAGACCCGAAGGAAGTCTGGAGGAAGCTGGCGGCTTCGTTCCAGGACAAGGGATTGCCGAGGAAGTTCGGTTTGCTCAGGAAGCTGACGTCGATTCGCCTCGAGGATTGCGCGAGCGTTGAAGAGTACGTCAACGAGCTTATGACGACTTCTCACAAGCTCACTGCGATCGGTTTTAAGGTCGACGATGACTGGATGGTAGCTTTGCTGTTCATGGGACTGCCAAGCTACTACGAGCCCATGGTCATGGGTCTGGAGGCCTCGGGGGCTGCTCTGACACCGGATTCAGTCAAGGCCAAGATCCTGCAAGACGTGAAGCACGAGAAGGGGCCGACCAACGCCGGATACGACAGTGCATTTTGTACCAGGGGTACAAGTTCGAGTCGGACCAGGGAGCCGCTGCAGTCAAGACCAGAAAAGCGATGCTTTGTATGCGACAAGCCGGGACATTTTGCGGCCAAGTGTCCAGAGAAGCAGATCGAAAAATCGAAGCCAATAGCCTGGTTCAGCACGGACACGACGGATGGTGTCCATGCAGGCGCATGGTATTTGGACTCAGGAGCATCGTGTCACCTAGCAACTTCGGAACAGAACTTCAACGGAGAGGAGTCTGTGCAGTTCGTCGTTGGAACGGCGAACAACGGTTCGATGACGGCGGTCTCAAGAGGAAACGTGGCATTGGAGTGTCCAGACGGTAGCTTGGACATTCGCGGAGTGCTGAAGATCCCAGACCTGGCCTCGAATCTGCTCTCGGTGAGTACAATCTGTAAAGAGGGCCACATGGTGATCTTCACGGCAAAGCAGTGCAAGATACTGGATGAAGACGGTAAGCAGGTCGCTTCCGGGCGAGAGAAGGGCGGACTGTATCGATTGGCCGAGATGAAGCTGTCGCCGAAGATGGACGAATCGGTCGTGTGTCGACCGGAGAGGGCGTTTCTGGTCAACACGGCGAAACTGATGGAGAAGACGGCAGAACCGGTTGCAGAGGATGAGCAGTCCGGCACGAACGATCGGACCGTTGCGGTAGACGGTGATGGTGAAGCTCGTGGGGAGGCTGGCCTTGCGCTCCCGCCGCAACAAGATAGACCCGTTGACACTTGTCAACAAGAGACGAGGCACAGCGGCCGGGAGCGCCGTTGTCAAGGCAAGTACGATGACGTTTGTTCCGGTACACTTTCTGTCGCGGTTTTTTATCCACAGCCTGCTACAGTGAAGGACGATTATTTCTT
Coding sequences:
- the LOC120426559 gene encoding transcriptional regulator ATRX homolog, whose translation is MRTKKTSRKGKNSTSSSEGDDQQQVSSTSKDVTPPNGTEEPVEVENGTTDNNGKDSPTSEKDSSAAQDDAPIVEVKTEETAAAKVLRLVSIEKLMRPSLLATNETPIPKIKIGARIAAERANKRGKDASVIEISDTEEDDEQPLAKKSRNESVQNISSDEESEDDVPIKRRVSRAAKKPSKIVIKDEEDEEEKEEDAAPVVKKKLSGPNKSKAKAAKLLPEGCKPLSVKVSRLPENLEPIKRQYKLTAILDVENRVITKLAATAASSAIPSKPKEAEASAKSRSSDSKKKKSGPTVALSSGSDSDEPIAKIATKKDNIPKNKTTTMAGRSKRTQVVASDDEDDDDFEVEKPAKAATTGRRGRGRPAKVIKNSSSENEEEDEEEEEAVPVKRSGRGRGRPAAKVVKNSSSEYEEEAAAESEEDGKNKSDSDDDFEKEKTPPKKKRSRIKRNSSTSDEDDDDDGGKKKKRKKEKKSSGSEEDSPTKGRKKIRKILKKSKLEQTTKEAEQEERERKQRIAERQKLYNQVYDEKPEEVKELKQLVLDFDEETKEPLLEVDKTLVKKLKPHQANGIKFMFDACFESLERARNSKGSGCILAHCMGLGKTLQVVTLCHTLLSNSESTGVERILVICPLSTVLNWVNEFRIWMKHVKKGTEVEVYEISKYKNNIVRANQLMEWHNEGGVMVLGYDMYRNLSNQTTGRIKKKVRESLSTSLIDPGPDLIVCDEGHLLKNEKTSLSKAVNRITTLRRIVLTGTPIQNNMKEYYCMVQFVKPKLLGTYNEYMNRFVNPITNGQYTDSTPYDIQLMRKRAHVLHKLLDGCVQRRDYAVLAPFLPPKLEFVVSIKLTPLQVTLYKYYMETQARKQSDETKRASVLFADFQNLQRIWTHPRVLRYNSDRYEYMQQKKRDMESDEESMGSMKDFLDDEDSEAETTPDESESEPESDDSDDSRKKSKKNKGKKDSKKEEKASVADKGGAAPSRRTRNNPDAGADEEDDDVQEVEQKNENPTEWWMSMCPEEELNNLEHSGKLQVLFEILKECEAIGDKLLVFSQSLYSLDVIEHFLALVDENTQRDDDEKDTELDKYQGSWSLGLDYFRLDGSTTIENRNTACKVFNDAKNPRARLFLISTRAGGLGINLVAANRVIIFDVSWNPSHDIQSIFRVYRFGQVKPCYIYRFLAMGTMEEKIYERQVTKQAISKRVIDEQQIDRHYKENDLQELYRYDMIDPEEARPMPNLPKDRLFAELLKKFETLLYKYHEHDSLLENKEEETLNEEERKAAWEEFEQEKNRPPVTNYGGAVYGMNMGMNMNMGMRGNGPVTSSNIFGFRNDVLLKLLNMKARQDNPTFNDSRVATLIPFLMQELCRQMKDGELSMYKSLLELYYQLEAPTYAAAGMGYNNPMMMQQQQPQQMAQPMMMGGVQATPAYNMTQLQYMREQEQLRYAQMGQPGGSGTNRGVILNEAQKRFMNDPVEIVELD